Proteins encoded by one window of Candidatus Nitrosocosmicus hydrocola:
- a CDS encoding ATP/GTP-binding protein codes for MHTIFVTGTAGSGKSLLTARLLEWYHSHDVAPISINLDPGVSKLQYDPDIDVRELVDFYSIMEDYNLGPNGSLILANDLISTKIDEIQNQVQELNPDYVIVDTPGQIELFVFRSSGPYFISNFYSDSKVTLFTMDGTLATSPISFVSLLFLSQSIKLRLGIPQINVLTKRDKIIEKLPEILNWSNSITSLQNSLNLEKDTEQSLLSKDIIKTLYKSGNMLSPIAMSNITMNGMVNLSAALSRILTHGEEEQSDQS; via the coding sequence ATGCATACTATTTTCGTTACTGGGACAGCCGGATCAGGAAAATCATTACTAACAGCAAGATTATTGGAGTGGTATCATAGTCACGATGTTGCTCCAATCTCGATTAACTTGGATCCTGGAGTATCCAAATTACAGTATGATCCAGACATTGATGTGAGAGAATTAGTTGATTTTTATTCAATAATGGAAGACTACAATTTGGGACCAAACGGTTCATTGATATTGGCCAATGACTTAATTTCTACAAAAATTGATGAAATTCAAAATCAAGTTCAAGAGCTTAATCCTGATTACGTAATAGTGGATACACCTGGCCAAATAGAATTGTTTGTATTTAGATCAAGTGGACCTTATTTTATTTCAAATTTTTATTCTGATAGTAAGGTAACACTATTTACCATGGACGGAACGTTGGCAACGTCTCCTATTAGCTTCGTATCATTATTATTTCTATCTCAATCAATCAAGTTACGTTTAGGCATACCTCAAATCAATGTTCTTACAAAAAGAGATAAAATAATCGAAAAATTACCAGAAATTTTGAATTGGTCTAATTCAATCACTTCACTTCAAAATTCTTTGAATCTTGAAAAAGATACAGAACAGTCTTTGCTTAGTAAGGATATCATAAAAACACTTTATAAGAGCGGAAACATGCTGAGTCCTATTGCGATGTCAAATATTACTATGAATGGAATGGTGAATTTATCGGCAGCATTATCAAGAATATTAACTCATGGGGAAGAGGAACAAAGTGATCAAAGTTGA
- a CDS encoding homoserine kinase, with protein sequence MIKVDIETEFSECTAHAPASTANLGPGYDVFGLGLDVLEDIVTVKINKSPKAIKNNLKIITKGHGKKNIPNDPDYNTSGIVAKKIISEYNLYNYRCLIEIEKNIPIGYGMGSSAASAVATAISFNALFGLKMDENKLLDYSAEGELASAGVKHYDNIAGSLFGNFVVVKTYPRLEFIKIKAPNDLIAVVCVPQIKVPKKKTEVSRGVIPKKVLLEKTVHNIANACSIVAGFYTQDMNMICNGINDCIIEPFRKKMIPGYDKLKKRSIEEGAMAFTISGAGPSSIAFLNSRKKGLHLAEVMREEYKKLDIKCETYLTKPSDGSKIVSKK encoded by the coding sequence GTGATCAAAGTTGATATAGAGACGGAATTTTCTGAATGTACTGCCCATGCACCAGCTTCTACGGCGAATTTGGGCCCAGGGTATGATGTATTTGGATTAGGTTTGGATGTATTGGAGGATATTGTTACTGTAAAGATCAATAAGAGCCCAAAAGCAATCAAGAACAATTTAAAAATAATTACGAAGGGCCATGGAAAAAAGAATATTCCAAATGATCCTGATTACAATACATCAGGTATAGTAGCTAAAAAAATCATATCGGAATATAATCTATACAATTATAGGTGTTTAATAGAAATCGAAAAAAATATACCTATAGGATATGGGATGGGAAGTAGCGCGGCATCGGCAGTGGCAACCGCAATTTCCTTTAATGCTTTATTTGGATTAAAGATGGATGAAAACAAATTATTAGATTATTCTGCGGAAGGTGAATTAGCTAGTGCGGGGGTAAAGCATTATGATAACATAGCTGGATCCCTTTTTGGGAATTTTGTAGTGGTCAAAACATATCCGAGATTAGAATTTATAAAGATCAAAGCACCCAATGACCTGATTGCAGTAGTCTGTGTTCCTCAAATTAAGGTTCCAAAAAAAAAGACAGAAGTTTCCAGGGGAGTAATCCCAAAAAAAGTACTTTTAGAAAAAACTGTTCACAATATTGCTAATGCTTGCTCAATAGTAGCAGGATTTTACACCCAAGATATGAATATGATTTGCAACGGGATCAATGATTGTATAATAGAACCTTTCAGAAAAAAAATGATTCCAGGTTATGATAAGTTAAAAAAAAGATCCATAGAGGAGGGAGCAATGGCATTCACAATTAGTGGGGCCGGACCCTCAAGTATTGCTTTTTTGAATTCAAGGAAAAAGGGTTTACATTTGGCTGAGGTTATGAGAGAAGAGTATAAAAAACTAGACATTAAATGTGAAACTTATTTAACTAAACCGAGTGATGGTTCGAAAATAGTTTCAAAAAAATAA
- a CDS encoding enoyl-CoA hydratase/isomerase family protein, whose protein sequence is MKYVQIDLSNDIAILKINRPEALNAMNLDVIAELTRAIDIISADDGIKVLIITGAGERSFCAGADISYMVNIDAVTAEKYASSAQTMLNKLEKLEKPVIAAINGFALGGGCELSLVCDIRLASENAKIGQPEVTIGIPPGWGGTQRLLRIVGPAKAKEMIFTGKMISSKEAVDIGLVNQVISLSDSEKSNLDPSVDQSNEKEKNIALSKILNKKLIEYSISFAKEITKNSFNAVRISKMLINKGMDADIDTGLRLEIYGWALCFAHEDRHKMMSSFLDRSNKK, encoded by the coding sequence ATGAAATATGTTCAAATAGATTTGTCCAATGATATCGCGATTCTAAAGATAAATCGACCAGAGGCATTGAATGCGATGAATTTGGATGTCATAGCCGAGCTGACTAGGGCAATCGACATAATTTCTGCAGATGATGGAATTAAGGTGCTCATTATCACAGGAGCAGGTGAACGCTCATTCTGTGCGGGCGCTGATATTTCGTATATGGTAAACATCGATGCAGTGACTGCTGAAAAGTATGCATCGTCTGCACAAACTATGCTAAACAAACTTGAGAAACTGGAAAAACCTGTAATCGCAGCTATTAATGGCTTTGCGTTGGGAGGAGGATGCGAACTATCTCTTGTCTGTGATATTAGGTTAGCCTCTGAGAATGCAAAAATCGGTCAGCCAGAGGTAACCATTGGTATCCCTCCAGGTTGGGGCGGAACTCAACGTCTTTTAAGAATAGTTGGACCTGCAAAAGCAAAGGAAATGATTTTTACTGGAAAAATGATATCATCTAAAGAAGCTGTAGATATTGGATTAGTAAATCAAGTAATTTCTCTCTCTGATTCTGAAAAATCCAATCTAGATCCGTCAGTCGATCAAAGTAACGAAAAGGAGAAAAATATTGCTCTTTCAAAAATACTCAATAAGAAACTTATAGAGTACTCCATATCATTTGCCAAAGAAATTACCAAAAATAGCTTTAATGCTGTTAGAATAAGTAAAATGTTGATTAATAAAGGTATGGATGCCGATATCGATACAGGATTGCGGTTAGAAATCTATGGTTGGGCATTATGTTTTGCTCATGAAGATAGGCATAAAATGATGTCTTCATTTCTTGATAGAAGTAATAAGAAATAA
- a CDS encoding response regulator: MNILIIEDDDDICQLYSIWLEENRHDYIIAKNYEDGISEYEKSIQNTDENYKSYDNCFDLVVLDYDLPSRNIATNQNGLHIAKEILELKNDQRIMFASAWPKKAFVEYVSTLKSVPEVLPKPFEKEEFINLAEKINLYDIAKKFTKQLREMKNPNSPNVDIKSLESLFKLMNNARREFLQKDNEKNDTADLTE; this comes from the coding sequence ATGAATATTCTAATCATTGAAGACGATGACGATATTTGTCAATTATATTCTATATGGTTAGAAGAGAATAGACATGATTATATAATTGCCAAAAACTATGAAGATGGGATATCTGAGTACGAAAAATCCATTCAGAATACCGATGAGAATTATAAATCCTATGATAACTGTTTTGATTTGGTAGTCTTAGATTATGATCTTCCGTCAAGGAATATTGCTACAAATCAAAATGGTTTACACATAGCTAAGGAGATTTTAGAATTGAAGAACGATCAAAGAATAATGTTTGCATCGGCATGGCCTAAAAAAGCATTCGTTGAATATGTTTCCACACTAAAAAGTGTACCGGAGGTTCTTCCCAAACCATTCGAAAAAGAAGAATTCATAAATCTAGCAGAAAAAATTAATTTATATGATATTGCAAAAAAATTTACTAAACAACTTAGAGAAATGAAAAATCCTAATAGTCCAAATGTAGATATCAAATCCTTAGAATCGTTATTTAAACTCATGAATAATGCTAGAAGAGAATTTTTACAAAAGGACAATGAAAAAAATGATACAGCTGATCTAACTGAATAA
- a CDS encoding hybrid sensor histidine kinase/response regulator, producing MDFNLARVFGKLDNERIDIVLNSYYSFIFLKKNSFYDILKSLESSSVRILISCKTNDQYESISDFLRPFKNISVKNTPSSVEINEHMITIIVNQVRVYFFNINYDPNQRIFSCNLSESLKGDIVNFFYTLFNNTWTALEVNNVLEKRNIFQQDFVDIASHQLRNPILPIIGFSKTLKSKINDPDMLDYLNIIIKNAEKLKNIANDILDISKIEANPLKLDFEIFDLCDLLENIAGDYNQFSNKDSSGINFVFNCTSNILIEADREYVKQAFENILNNSYFFTKKNEGNRIMISAYVRDEDNYASILIEDEGPGITDDNPERVFTKFYPNSGGAGLGLFISKKIIEIHGGTVTVENRIDDIGAKFLIKIPIKGVDMPFQFVGNKSTDENLKLLIIDDFSDNLALIKESITNLGYEIDYYEDPYNAIENFIPGKYSLVFLGINVKGLDGFDLYDDLKKRDKKIKGYFMSSSKINKEAMELLNKNLMYDHFIFKPLSLDSFVKILQSEQMN from the coding sequence ATGGATTTCAATTTAGCTAGGGTATTCGGAAAGCTAGACAATGAAAGAATAGATATAGTATTAAATTCTTATTACTCTTTTATTTTTCTTAAGAAAAATTCTTTTTATGATATCCTGAAATCTTTGGAATCTTCTTCTGTACGGATACTAATTTCATGTAAAACCAATGATCAGTATGAGTCAATATCTGATTTTCTAAGACCCTTTAAGAATATATCAGTAAAGAATACTCCATCTTCTGTTGAAATCAATGAACATATGATTACAATTATCGTAAATCAGGTCCGAGTCTATTTCTTTAATATAAATTATGATCCCAATCAACGAATTTTTAGTTGCAATCTTTCAGAATCACTTAAAGGAGATATAGTTAATTTTTTTTATACTCTTTTTAACAATACCTGGACAGCACTAGAAGTAAATAATGTTCTAGAAAAACGTAACATATTTCAACAAGATTTTGTAGATATAGCTTCCCATCAACTTAGAAATCCGATCTTACCAATAATAGGATTTTCAAAGACTCTAAAATCAAAAATTAATGATCCCGATATGTTGGATTATCTTAATATCATAATCAAGAATGCTGAAAAATTAAAAAATATTGCGAATGATATTTTGGACATTTCCAAAATAGAGGCAAATCCATTGAAACTGGATTTTGAAATTTTTGACCTTTGTGATCTCTTGGAAAATATTGCTGGGGATTATAATCAATTTTCTAACAAAGATTCGTCAGGAATAAATTTTGTTTTTAATTGTACTTCCAATATACTAATAGAAGCGGACAGGGAATATGTTAAGCAAGCCTTTGAAAATATTCTTAACAATTCATATTTTTTTACCAAAAAAAATGAAGGAAATCGAATAATGATTAGTGCTTATGTTCGCGATGAGGATAATTATGCGTCCATATTGATAGAAGATGAAGGACCGGGAATAACAGACGATAACCCGGAGAGAGTCTTTACAAAATTTTATCCCAATTCTGGTGGAGCAGGACTCGGACTATTTATTTCAAAGAAAATTATAGAAATACATGGGGGTACTGTTACAGTAGAAAATCGAATAGATGATATAGGTGCCAAATTTCTGATTAAAATACCTATAAAAGGAGTTGATATGCCGTTTCAATTTGTTGGGAATAAGTCCACCGACGAAAATTTAAAACTCTTAATTATTGATGATTTCTCGGATAACTTGGCGTTAATAAAAGAATCTATTACTAACTTAGGTTATGAGATCGATTATTATGAAGATCCTTACAATGCGATTGAGAATTTTATTCCTGGAAAATATTCTTTAGTTTTTTTGGGCATCAATGTCAAGGGGTTAGATGGGTTTGACCTCTATGATGATTTAAAGAAAAGAGATAAGAAGATAAAAGGATATTTCATGTCCTCAAGCAAAATAAATAAGGAGGCAATGGAATTACTCAATAAGAACCTGATGTATGATCATTTCATCTTCAAACCTCTTTCTCTTGATTCATTTGTAAAAATTCTCCAGAGTGAACAAATGAACTAG
- a CDS encoding helix-turn-helix domain-containing protein, whose product MPSSSINAITRMSATLKDLFIYIYDLSPLDMDLLLTLIAHNNKQMTLEDLSKAVNRDKSTVFRSLQKLTGLGICVKESRTLKEGGHFHVYSAISREIFKLETEKRVKELEQSLRRILKKFEDDLEIMLDDVFDTKKKIVK is encoded by the coding sequence ATGCCGTCATCATCAATTAATGCCATCACACGTATGAGTGCAACACTAAAGGATCTTTTCATTTACATATATGATTTATCACCATTGGACATGGATCTTTTACTAACCCTGATCGCACATAATAATAAACAAATGACTTTAGAGGATTTATCTAAAGCAGTGAATAGAGACAAGAGTACTGTTTTTCGATCGTTACAAAAATTAACAGGATTGGGAATATGTGTAAAAGAAAGTCGAACTTTGAAAGAAGGAGGACATTTCCATGTATATTCTGCTATATCGAGAGAAATCTTTAAACTTGAAACGGAAAAACGTGTTAAAGAACTAGAACAAAGCTTGAGACGAATATTAAAGAAATTTGAAGATGATCTCGAAATAATGCTGGATGATGTTTTTGATACTAAGAAGAAAATAGTAAAGTAA
- the tes gene encoding tetraether lipid synthase Tes — protein sequence MDLIQISNLTSKTIGSKRTIRYTQSICPDCNMILDAEVFEREGKVFMTKTCPSHGECEELYFGSYEMYKKFSTYWMDGKGAKAPNVMVDKCACPTNCGLCTNHLSHSGLANMIVTNRCDLTCWYCFFYVKKGLEGAYLYEPSHEQVRAMMKTLKAERPIAGNSIQITGGEPMLRDDITELIKIMKEEGVDHVQLNTNGIKLALSPETMRQVRMSGVSNLYLSFDGVTARTNPKNHWEVPYTLESARKCGMTVVFVPTVIKSINDHELGGIIRFAQKNMDVVHAVNFQPVSLTGRMSKKEREKYRITIPDCIERIEEQTNGEISKDGWFPVPSCMPLTNVIEAFSKKPKYELSIHFACGAGTYVFEDVQTKKLTPLTSFVDIKGLLEYFEEKTEEIKSGSNRYWTMLEVIRKLNQFVDRKKQPYGLDLGRMFSSILLKQNFDSVGSWHVRSLFLGMMHFQDKYNEDLERLQRCDIHYLTPDLRIVPFCAFNVIPEWYRDRIQKKYSIPVEDWEKEHGQTLEAGLYRGIMRKGKSEAQMGCAMSEMHKAAAEADENHKGIELRNGMAGA from the coding sequence ATGGATCTAATACAAATTTCCAATTTAACTAGTAAAACTATTGGTTCAAAACGCACCATTAGGTATACTCAAAGTATTTGCCCAGATTGCAATATGATTCTTGACGCCGAGGTATTTGAAAGAGAAGGAAAAGTTTTCATGACAAAAACTTGTCCGAGCCATGGAGAATGTGAGGAATTATACTTTGGCTCCTATGAAATGTATAAAAAATTCAGTACATATTGGATGGATGGGAAGGGTGCAAAAGCACCAAATGTAATGGTAGACAAATGTGCTTGCCCCACAAATTGTGGTTTGTGTACCAACCATCTTTCTCACTCCGGATTAGCAAACATGATAGTAACAAATAGATGTGATCTTACATGTTGGTATTGCTTCTTTTATGTTAAAAAAGGATTAGAAGGTGCTTATTTGTATGAACCATCTCATGAACAAGTACGTGCAATGATGAAGACCTTAAAGGCAGAAAGACCTATTGCAGGAAACTCGATTCAAATCACAGGTGGTGAGCCTATGTTGAGAGATGATATTACTGAACTAATTAAGATTATGAAGGAAGAAGGAGTAGACCATGTGCAGCTAAATACTAATGGGATAAAACTGGCCTTATCGCCCGAAACGATGCGACAAGTAAGAATGTCCGGTGTTAGCAATCTATATTTATCTTTTGATGGTGTAACAGCGAGAACAAACCCCAAAAATCACTGGGAAGTGCCATACACATTGGAATCCGCTAGAAAATGCGGTATGACGGTTGTTTTCGTTCCTACTGTGATAAAATCAATAAACGATCATGAATTGGGTGGTATTATCAGATTTGCTCAAAAAAACATGGATGTAGTACATGCTGTAAATTTCCAACCTGTATCTCTGACTGGTAGGATGAGTAAAAAAGAACGAGAGAAATATAGAATCACTATACCAGACTGTATTGAAAGAATCGAAGAACAAACAAATGGTGAAATATCAAAAGATGGATGGTTTCCAGTTCCCTCATGTATGCCATTAACTAATGTGATTGAAGCATTCAGCAAAAAGCCAAAATATGAATTATCAATTCATTTTGCCTGTGGTGCAGGTACATATGTTTTTGAAGACGTTCAAACCAAAAAGTTAACCCCGCTGACCTCTTTTGTGGATATAAAGGGTCTACTTGAATACTTTGAAGAGAAAACTGAAGAGATTAAATCAGGATCAAATAGGTATTGGACAATGTTAGAAGTAATACGAAAACTCAATCAATTTGTTGATCGTAAGAAACAACCATATGGACTTGATTTAGGCCGTATGTTTTCAAGTATTCTTCTCAAACAGAATTTTGACTCTGTAGGATCATGGCATGTCAGATCTCTGTTCTTGGGAATGATGCATTTTCAAGATAAATATAATGAAGATCTAGAAAGATTACAAAGATGCGATATTCACTACTTGACTCCGGATCTACGTATAGTACCCTTCTGTGCATTTAACGTGATCCCTGAATGGTATCGTGATAGAATTCAAAAGAAATACAGCATACCGGTCGAAGATTGGGAAAAGGAACATGGGCAAACATTGGAAGCCGGATTATATCGTGGTATTATGCGAAAAGGCAAATCAGAGGCCCAAATGGGATGTGCTATGTCAGAGATGCATAAAGCGGCAGCAGAGGCTGATGAAAATCACAAAGGCATTGAACTGCGAAACGGTATGGCCGGTGCATAA
- a CDS encoding TrmB family transcriptional regulator produces MEISDKAKKSMESLGLTNYEIRVYTSLLFASSNTASEISKKSGVPYSKIYDVLNSLYVRGWIYSDNQRPQNFFPKSPSNAVEAMMIEMENNLRSNKNVIINELMPIYEKTGLKEKPDIWVVSGLYNIATKVTEIIQSTKEELLIAIPKIPENVVRSIQPVLRDLFDKGVKIIILASDETNGDTVKAMSRVADVRLKNDMFGGGVIGDSKHVLILLGEGKNDVVNSYDTIAIWAEHTGLASFAKDYFQYLWQDAKK; encoded by the coding sequence ATGGAAATAAGTGACAAGGCCAAAAAATCTATGGAAAGCCTTGGATTAACAAATTATGAGATTAGAGTATATACTTCGTTATTATTTGCCAGTTCAAATACTGCGTCGGAAATCAGTAAGAAATCTGGCGTTCCATATTCGAAAATTTATGATGTTCTTAATAGCTTGTATGTAAGAGGATGGATATATTCAGATAATCAAAGACCACAGAATTTTTTTCCAAAATCACCCTCAAATGCTGTAGAAGCTATGATGATCGAGATGGAAAACAATCTTCGTAGTAATAAGAACGTCATTATAAATGAATTAATGCCAATATATGAGAAAACGGGATTGAAGGAAAAACCAGATATTTGGGTGGTAAGTGGATTATACAATATTGCAACAAAAGTTACTGAAATAATTCAATCAACCAAAGAAGAATTACTCATTGCAATTCCAAAAATCCCTGAAAATGTTGTACGATCAATTCAACCAGTTTTACGTGATTTATTTGATAAAGGAGTAAAAATAATCATACTAGCCTCTGATGAAACCAACGGGGACACGGTTAAAGCAATGTCTAGGGTTGCAGACGTAAGGTTAAAAAACGACATGTTTGGTGGTGGAGTAATCGGTGACTCTAAACATGTACTAATCTTGCTTGGAGAAGGAAAAAACGATGTTGTAAATAGTTATGATACGATAGCAATTTGGGCAGAACACACAGGATTGGCAAGCTTTGCCAAAGATTATTTCCAGTACCTTTGGCAAGATGCAAAAAAATAA
- a CDS encoding mRNA surveillance protein pelota: protein MKLTRIKDSDNKLVITLEEPDDLFSLRRVIEVGDNITADTTRVIKQDSEFSRPDKGERVKIRIILRVEKISFDDAIDRLKVSGIIITSNNENIPRGLHHSITVKISDTVTLEKARWNENYMKILSKSTIKFKYLLVSIDSQEASIASLTGTYLKTTPNIYSGRSGKRYSADKKNETNNSYFESVRTGMDIYLDEQGIKIIVFGPGETKRRFYNFLKERNEFYQRADFNIVEGIEASGEDGIFVFLRSQAMKDSMSNSKIAMVANILDKIMQQISKGEKRYAMGIKEIRYAQSLNAIEAMVYSDKVFAEIAEEDFIKLLNDIEYNNTKVFATDSTTDMGLRVSSLGGVIALLRYPIY, encoded by the coding sequence ATGAAACTAACTAGGATAAAAGACTCGGACAATAAACTTGTTATTACATTAGAAGAACCTGATGATCTATTTAGCTTGAGAAGAGTAATTGAGGTTGGTGATAACATTACAGCAGATACAACTAGAGTAATTAAACAAGATAGCGAATTTTCTAGGCCGGATAAAGGAGAACGAGTGAAGATCAGAATAATCCTAAGAGTAGAGAAAATTAGTTTTGATGACGCTATTGACAGATTAAAAGTTTCAGGAATAATAATTACTTCAAACAATGAAAATATACCTAGAGGACTACATCATTCTATTACTGTAAAAATTAGTGATACGGTAACCTTAGAAAAAGCAAGATGGAACGAAAATTATATGAAAATATTATCAAAATCCACCATAAAGTTCAAGTATCTACTTGTGTCTATTGATTCCCAAGAGGCATCTATCGCAAGTTTAACTGGAACTTATTTGAAAACAACTCCAAATATATATTCTGGACGAAGTGGAAAAAGGTATTCTGCGGATAAGAAAAATGAAACAAATAACAGTTATTTTGAGAGCGTAAGAACCGGAATGGACATATATCTTGACGAACAAGGAATCAAGATAATAGTATTTGGACCTGGAGAAACAAAAAGGAGATTTTATAACTTCTTAAAAGAACGGAATGAATTTTATCAAAGAGCAGATTTTAACATAGTTGAAGGAATAGAAGCCTCTGGTGAGGACGGAATCTTTGTATTTTTAAGATCACAAGCCATGAAGGATTCAATGTCCAATAGCAAAATTGCTATGGTTGCAAACATATTGGATAAAATAATGCAACAGATAAGCAAGGGAGAAAAAAGATACGCAATGGGAATTAAGGAAATTAGATATGCGCAATCATTAAATGCTATTGAGGCAATGGTTTATTCGGACAAGGTTTTTGCTGAGATAGCGGAGGAGGATTTTATTAAGCTTTTAAATGATATAGAGTATAATAATACAAAGGTTTTTGCTACCGACTCTACTACCGATATGGGATTAAGAGTATCGTCTTTGGGCGGAGTAATCGCATTATTGAGATATCCCATCTATTAA
- the cutA gene encoding divalent-cation tolerance protein CutA yields the protein MKQPKNQSDGMILMSTFPDEKSLINLSKILVTDKRLCACVNYTKINSLYMWENELKHEDEFLALFKTTSSLIDDLKTEIMVNHPYQIPEIVILSMTGVSSDYMLWLINNTRPNGIK from the coding sequence ATGAAGCAGCCTAAAAATCAGTCTGATGGTATGATTCTGATGTCCACATTTCCGGATGAAAAATCGTTGATTAATCTGAGTAAAATTCTTGTAACAGATAAACGATTATGCGCATGTGTAAACTATACCAAAATAAATTCGTTATATATGTGGGAGAACGAATTAAAACATGAGGACGAATTCTTGGCTCTTTTCAAGACAACTTCAAGCTTAATCGATGATTTGAAAACAGAAATAATGGTTAACCATCCATATCAAATACCAGAAATAGTAATCTTATCAATGACTGGAGTTTCTTCTGATTATATGTTATGGCTCATTAATAATACTCGTCCGAATGGTATTAAATAA
- a CDS encoding M3 family metallopeptidase, with amino-acid sequence MKSYDSPKELFLSSLEILAEDGTKSLEQELHEIRNTKIIDKRYKLEGTYVNWNNWRQFNATEGSHKRRKDVFDCFIAKTELLRPLIEERFSKIKEIYETQGKMNPLQGYLDSENISQQSLTRFIEDMANYTKKLFGEKIIELSNMIFGKNPEYFDDFYYFRNRIFEDMSEKFAQVDPISTVMKTMKELSFDINKISYDIEDRKNKYPSPICFFIEIPSDIRILYKQESPYFDFHGCFHEFGHAMHATSIRPDLVYEKKYHMPMGITEIFSIFLERLSRNRTYLRKKINLADRKRLDKIIELNKFMELFFVVFYSVNSLTKMKFWSDNLSIEDTNKIYSEMMLKYAGLEVPGQYWMLHHIMPESIMYVPSYLLAAVRAAELERKIEEKFGQNWWELNEAGVYLKTMMRDGADINLNEFSKLDSRVFLKEITTPID; translated from the coding sequence ATGAAATCGTATGATTCGCCGAAAGAGTTGTTTTTATCTTCCCTAGAAATTCTGGCAGAAGACGGCACAAAAAGTTTGGAACAAGAATTGCACGAGATAAGGAATACGAAAATTATTGACAAGAGATACAAACTAGAAGGCACTTATGTGAATTGGAATAATTGGAGACAATTTAATGCGACAGAAGGAAGTCATAAGCGCAGGAAAGATGTTTTTGATTGTTTTATAGCGAAAACGGAATTATTAAGACCCCTGATAGAAGAAAGATTTTCCAAAATAAAAGAAATTTATGAGACACAAGGCAAGATGAATCCATTACAGGGATACTTAGACAGTGAAAATATTTCTCAACAATCACTGACACGGTTTATTGAAGATATGGCAAATTATACAAAAAAATTATTTGGTGAAAAAATAATTGAGCTATCAAATATGATCTTTGGTAAAAATCCGGAATATTTTGATGACTTTTACTATTTTAGGAATCGCATTTTTGAAGATATGTCAGAAAAATTTGCACAAGTGGATCCTATTTCAACTGTCATGAAAACAATGAAGGAGCTAAGTTTTGATATCAACAAGATATCTTATGATATAGAAGATAGAAAAAACAAATATCCTTCTCCTATCTGTTTTTTTATCGAAATTCCGTCAGATATACGTATTCTCTATAAACAAGAGAGCCCGTATTTTGATTTTCACGGATGCTTTCACGAATTTGGTCATGCGATGCATGCTACATCAATTAGACCTGATCTAGTATATGAAAAAAAATATCATATGCCTATGGGAATAACTGAAATATTCTCAATCTTTTTAGAGAGGCTCTCCAGAAATAGAACGTATTTACGAAAGAAAATAAATTTAGCAGATAGGAAAAGATTGGATAAGATAATTGAACTAAATAAATTTATGGAGCTGTTCTTTGTAGTTTTTTATTCGGTTAACTCTTTGACAAAAATGAAATTTTGGTCAGACAATTTATCTATCGAAGATACGAACAAAATTTACTCAGAAATGATGTTGAAGTATGCAGGCTTAGAAGTGCCAGGACAGTATTGGATGCTTCACCATATTATGCCTGAATCAATAATGTATGTTCCTAGTTATTTACTGGCTGCAGTTCGAGCAGCAGAATTAGAGAGAAAAATAGAAGAAAAATTTGGTCAAAATTGGTGGGAACTAAATGAAGCTGGAGTGTATTTGAAAACCATGATGAGAGACGGTGCAGATATCAACTTAAATGAATTTTCAAAGTTAGATTCAAGAGTATTTTTGAAGGAAATAACAACTCCGATAGACTAA